GGAAGGCAAGGTCGGCATCGTCACCAACACGCCCTCCGGTCTCATCAGCGCCGTGCGCTTCGGCCAGTACGAGGGCGGCCCGACGACCGAGACGCCGGTGCGCACTTTCGTCACTCCGCAGCAGGCCATCGAGGCCATCGGCAAGAAGGAAGATGTCAGCGGCGCCTTGCTGCCGTCGGCCTCCGTTCCCGCCGACTGGCCGCGCCTCTGGCAGGTCGAGGCGCTGAACGACCGCGACCGCGCCACCGGTATCACATTCGCCGTCATCGCCATCATCCTTGGCCTGCTCACCTTCGGCGGCTTCCTGCATCGCCGCCATCCGCTGTCCATCGGCTCGGAATTCGTCGTCGATACGATCCGCGGCATCCCCATGCTCGTCATCGTGCTCTATGTCGGCCTGCCGCTATCGGGCGCGCTGAAGGATGCGACGGCCGGCGTCTTCGATCCGCCGAACCTGATGCGCGGCATCGTCGCCATGGCGCTCGCCTATTCGGCCTATCTCGCGGAAATCTTCCGCTCGGGCATCAACGCCATTCCGGCGGGCCAGATCGAGGCGGCGGGAAGCCTCGGGCTGAACCGCTGGCAGACGGCGCGGCTCGTCATCCTGCCGCAGGCCTTCCGCATCGTCATCCCGCCGCTCGGCAACGAGCTGATCGCGATCCTGAAGGACACCTCGCTGCTCTCCATCCTGTCGATCCGCGACATCACGCAGCGCATGCGCGAGTTCCAGTCGGCGAGCTTCCTGCCGTTCGCGCCCTACAATTCGGCGGCGATCCTCTACATCCTGCTGACGCTCGCGGCCGCCAGCCTCATCAGCCTCATCGAGAAGAAATATGACGTCAAGCACCGCTGACAGGGGAACGGTCCTCATCACCGGCGCCTCGCGCGGGCTCGGCCGGACGCTTGCCGATCTCTATGCAGCGGCGGGCCTGCGCGTCATCGCCTGCATGCGGCAGGCTTCGCCCGGTGCCGAAGCGCTCGACGTTGCGGATGAGGGCTCCATCGCCGCGCTCGGCGAGAGGTTGCAAGGCCAGCCGGTCGATATCGTCATCAACAATGCGGCGGTCCGCGGCGATACCGGTGGCCTCGGCTCGCTGGCGACGGGCGACTTCCTCGAGGTCATGCGCATCAATGCGCTTGCGCCCCTGCTGCTTGCCCGTGCGCTCCGGCCCAATCTTCTGGCCGGCCGTCGCAAGGTCCTCGTCAATATCAGCAGCCGCGCCGGCTCGCTGGCCGAAGGCACGATCGACGACGAGGACGGCGACTACGCTTACCGCTGCTCCAAGGCGGCGCTCAACATGGCGACGGTCAAGCTCGCGCAGGATTTCCGCCGCGACGGCATCGCCGTGATTTCGCTGCATCCCGGCTGGGTGCGCACGGATATGGGCGGCGCGGAAGCCGCCATCGACGTGGCCGAGAGCGCGGCGGGCCTGAAGGCCCTGATCGACGCCACGACACCTGCCGAAACCGGAAGTTTCCGGGCTTACGACGGCCGCACGGTCGCCTGGTAAAGCCCCTCCGATCGTAACGATGACGGCGCCATGGAACCGGCGCCGGGAATGACAAGGACAAGAAAGTGCATAAGCCGCTAGACCACCAGAACCGCTTCGACGCCGCCCGCAAGGAGGCCGGCATGCTGGAGCTTGGCGTCTGCTATTACCCGGAACAGTGGCCGCGCGAGAAATGGGATGAGGACGCCCGCCGCATGGCTGAACTCGGCCTTGCCTGGGTGCGCATCGGTGAATTCGCCTGGTCGCATATCGAGCCGCGTTCCGGCACCTTCCACTGGGAGTGGATGGACGAGGCGATCGAGGTGCTCGGCCGCGCCGGCCTCAAGGTCATCCTCGGCACGCCCACGGCCGCCCCGCCGAAATGGCTGGTCGATCTTTACCCGGATATCCTTCCGGTCGATGCGCGCGGCGTCGTGCGCAAGTTCGGCGCGCGCCGGCACTACTGCTTCTCCAGCCGCCGCTACCGGGTGGAGGCTGCTCGCATCACCGAGGCCATGGCGCGCCGCTACGGCGACAATCCCTTCGTGCACGCCTGGCAGACGGACAACGAATACGGCGACCACGACACGATCCACAGCTATTCCGACGAGGCGAAGCGCGCCTTCCGCGAATGGCTCGCCGCGCGCTACGGCACCGTCGAGGCGCTGAACGAGGCTTGGGGCACCCGCTTCTGGAGCATGCATTACAACGGCTTCGAGGAGGTGGACTTGCCGAACAACCTCGTCGAGGAGCCGACGCCGACCCATCTGG
The Shinella zoogloeoides DNA segment above includes these coding regions:
- a CDS encoding amino acid ABC transporter permease → MSFVRSVRPSNLVILAALPFIVYLFASSGDYQRALRAILGIEPGSGVYVPGFLLLTVAFSAGLGVLILSQAKAARPRLTIATGLVALVATAAILAGDLVHPFIASVVANGVDAFKSDLVVKGVTPRQLTEAADLMVRGVEGWLWPAYAVLLLAGLGLLFLGSRAAVPEESLARRAGSWLTGLLNGAGLVFVLLFAHLAFASGLATTIRAAIAAYILAAILGLVWVGLLKLRYTRRNLVTFAALAAIFATLSAWFLLQPKDGYVLAGTLEGKVGIVTNTPSGLISAVRFGQYEGGPTTETPVRTFVTPQQAIEAIGKKEDVSGALLPSASVPADWPRLWQVEALNDRDRATGITFAVIAIILGLLTFGGFLHRRHPLSIGSEFVVDTIRGIPMLVIVLYVGLPLSGALKDATAGVFDPPNLMRGIVAMALAYSAYLAEIFRSGINAIPAGQIEAAGSLGLNRWQTARLVILPQAFRIVIPPLGNELIAILKDTSLLSILSIRDITQRMREFQSASFLPFAPYNSAAILYILLTLAAASLISLIEKKYDVKHR
- a CDS encoding SDR family oxidoreductase, whose product is MTSSTADRGTVLITGASRGLGRTLADLYAAAGLRVIACMRQASPGAEALDVADEGSIAALGERLQGQPVDIVINNAAVRGDTGGLGSLATGDFLEVMRINALAPLLLARALRPNLLAGRRKVLVNISSRAGSLAEGTIDDEDGDYAYRCSKAALNMATVKLAQDFRRDGIAVISLHPGWVRTDMGGAEAAIDVAESAAGLKALIDATTPAETGSFRAYDGRTVAW